In the Candidatus Methylomirabilis tolerans genome, GAAAGTGGGCAGTCACGCCACGGTAGCCATCAAGGAAGTCCTCTCCCTCCGAGAGCGTACGCACGCGCGGTAGACTGAGAAGGGACTCGACGTTCCCTAGCGCGTCACTCGGCGAGAGCGGCCGGGCGAAGATTCGCGGATGGGTAGCGATGCGGAGATAGGCAATCAGCGTGGACCAGGCAATGCAGAACAGGTCGGGGTCGAAGGCGCGCTCCTCCATGAAGTGGATGGCTTCCGGATGCTTAGGACTGGATGTGTCCGAAGCATAGAGAAGGACGTTGACGTCTACCGAATAGCTCATTCGGTATCGCGGTCCAGGACGCCATACACAGCTTCTTTATCGGAGAGATCGACGAGCGCGTGCATGGGGCGGGAGGTCCACTGGAACTTGGGAGGTTGAGGCGTACGTGTCCGCCGCGCAAGAGCTTCCGCCAGGAGCTGCGACACGATCTTGCCCATGGACCGCCCCTCCCGCGCCTGCAGCTTCTTGAGCTCTCTTAAAAGTGGAGTATCGATGTCTATGGTCGTTCGCGCCATGATGTGATGATGTTAACATCGACCGCATCTGATGTCAAACAACATATTCCCCTTCGCTCCCTGGGTACCGGGTGCGGAGAAGGTGGGGTTGAGGGGGCTAGGACGCGGATTGTAGGGGCGGACCCCTGTGTCCGCCCAGTGGCTGCACAGTGACCCCGGATGTCATACGGGAGTGGTACAAGAGCTCGTAAAAAACGGTCCAACGTTCAAGATCACAAATTGTGATCGCCTTCACCGAACATGGAGCCATTATAGCAGCAGTGGTTGGAGTAAGTGTGACTGGAAGGAGGCGAGAACAGGCGGGTGTGCCTGCAAGCCATTCGCGGAATCGGTGAGTCTGGAGGAGGCGATTCGGAGGAACCTGGAGGGACTCGGCCATGAGTTCTAAGAAGCAGATAACTGTCATGCAAGCGGTACCGATCGAGCAGATCGAACACCTGATTTATTTGATTCG is a window encoding:
- a CDS encoding PIN domain-containing protein, which codes for MSYSVDVNVLLYASDTSSPKHPEAIHFMEERAFDPDLFCIAWSTLIAYLRIATHPRIFARPLSPSDALGNVESLLSLPRVRTLSEGEDFLDGYRGVTAHFPVRGNLVPDAHLATLLQQHGVGRLYTADRDFRKFDFLEVVDPFE
- a CDS encoding ribbon-helix-helix protein, CopG family, with protein sequence MARTTIDIDTPLLRELKKLQAREGRSMGKIVSQLLAEALARRTRTPQPPKFQWTSRPMHALVDLSDKEAVYGVLDRDTE